One genomic segment of Thermodesulfobacterium sp. TA1 includes these proteins:
- the rpsJ gene encoding 30S ribosomal protein S10, translating into MPTQKIRIKLKSFDYRVLDRSVANIVSTAKETGAKVVGPIPLPTKISRWTVLRSPHIDKNSREQFEMRVHKRLIEILEPTQQTIDALMQLELPAGVEVEIKV; encoded by the coding sequence ATACCCACACAGAAGATAAGAATAAAATTAAAAAGTTTTGATTACAGAGTTTTAGACAGGTCTGTGGCTAACATAGTTTCTACAGCTAAAGAAACTGGGGCTAAGGTGGTAGGTCCTATACCTTTGCCTACTAAGATAAGCAGATGGACTGTGTTAAGGTCTCCACACATCGATAAAAATTCAAGAGAACAGTTTGAGATGAGGGTTCATAAAAGGCTGATAGAGATTTTGGAACCTACACAGCAAACCATCGATGCTCTTATGCAGTTAGAGTTGCCTGCTGGTGTGGAAGTTGAAATAAAGGTGTAA
- the rplC gene encoding 50S ribosomal protein L3: protein MKVEGLIGKKLGMTRIFDADGNVVPVTVLQVGPCAVVQVKTVDKDGYNAVQLGFDPKKLNKCTFPMIGHFLKAGLDTGFYFLKEFKVENPQDFAPGQVLTLADLGLEKGIKVDVVGITKGRGFTGTIKRWNFQRQPMSHGAKKVHRKRGSSGANTFPGRIIKGLKMAGHYGTERVTIKNLTVVDMDPVKNLLLVKGAVPGWNNGYVMVYFK, encoded by the coding sequence ATGAAGGTTGAGGGTTTGATAGGTAAAAAATTAGGAATGACTAGAATTTTTGATGCCGATGGTAATGTAGTACCTGTAACGGTATTACAGGTGGGGCCTTGTGCGGTAGTTCAGGTTAAAACAGTAGATAAAGACGGTTATAATGCCGTTCAATTAGGTTTTGACCCTAAAAAATTAAACAAATGTACTTTTCCGATGATAGGGCATTTTTTAAAAGCAGGGTTAGATACAGGCTTTTATTTTTTAAAAGAATTTAAGGTTGAAAACCCTCAAGATTTTGCTCCTGGACAGGTATTAACCTTGGCTGATTTAGGTTTAGAAAAGGGTATAAAGGTAGATGTAGTTGGTATTACTAAGGGAAGAGGTTTTACCGGAACGATTAAGAGGTGGAATTTTCAGCGTCAACCTATGAGTCATGGTGCTAAGAAGGTCCACCGTAAGAGAGGTTCAAGTGGTGCTAATACGTTTCCAGGAAGGATAATTAAAGGTCTAAAAATGGCAGGTCATTATGGAACTGAGAGAGTCACGATAAAAAACCTTACAGTAGTGGATATGGACCCAGTAAAAAACCTTCTTTTGGTAAAAGGAGCTGTCCCTGGATGGA